The following coding sequences lie in one Streptomyces venezuelae genomic window:
- a CDS encoding discoidin domain-containing protein — MKRIRDARARRPHRWWRPFAAALTAALLLLGLPALPAVAAGGPDLAAGKPARASSAKAEYGAAHITDGNAGTYWESASSDLPQWVQVDLGRGTRVDEVVLKLPPAWEARKQTLSVQGSADGSGFGTLAASEARSFEPGSGNTVTIRFPSAQTRYVRVHITANTGWPAAQLSELRVHAAADASVNLALGKTLKASSHTQDYAAAHANDGNRATYWESENSKLPQWIQADLGSSARIDEVVLRVPDAWGDRSQTLKVQGSTDGSDFTDLTASKEYAFTKASEHSATLALDTVTTRYVRVLITANTAQPAGQLSELEIYGPAGGDMQAPTAPKNLALTEPEPGRIRLAWDASDDDKGVTAYDVYANGELLTSLAGDVRTYTDTRPVSATVTYYVRARDAAGNASANSNSVTRKGDSGDTQAPTAPTHLTFSQPSSGEIKLTWGASNDNVKVTAYDVYADGKLLKSVAGDVTTYTDTRPANVTVSYTVRARDAAGNVSAHSNTVTRPGGGNKNLAEGKPIAASSVIHTFVAENANDGQTSTYWEGAAGSYPNTLTVKLGANADVDAVVVKLNPDAGWGARTQKVQVLGREQKAADVTSLVAEKEYSFSPSGNQNTVTIPVSAKVADVRLRFTANSGATAGQVAEFQVMGAPAANPDLEITKLSYAPAAPTETDELTLTATVRNRGTEASTATDAVFRLGGAKAGTASVGALGAGESTTVSAKTGARDAGSYPFSAEVDTKNEVIEQDEGNNTYTGTSPLVVKPVDSSDLVASPVSWTPSAPSKGKEVTFSVALKNQGTKASASGAHGIKLILQDDKGATVKTLTGEHNGVIGAGDTTAPVKLGTWTAGDGRFTIRTVIADDANELPVKRENNTTTHSLFVGRGADMPYDTYEAEDGVLAGGAKTVGPNRTVGDLAGEASGRKAVTLNSTGESVEFTAKQDTNTLVTRFSIPDAPGGGGTQATLNVYVDGVFRKAIDLTSKYAWLYGDEASPGNSPGAGPARHIYDEAHVMLDGTVKAGSRIKLQKDSANTSRYAIDFVDLEQVTAKPNPDPAAYTVPAGFTHQDVQNALDKVRMDTTGKLTGVYLPPGDYETSNKFQVYGKAVQVVGAGPWFTRFHAPRSQDNTDVGFRAEASAKGSSFSGFAYFGNYTSRIDGPGKVFDFQNVSDITIDDIWNEHMVCLYWGANTDRMTIKNSRIRDMFADGINMTNGSTDNLVANNEARATGDDSFALFSAIDAGGADMKNNVYENLTSLLTWRAAGFAVYGGYNNTFRNSRIADTLVYSGITISSLDFGYPMNGFGKDPTTFENITVERAGGTFWKGQDFPAIWAFSASKVFQGIRVNNVDIVDPTFHGVMFQTKYTGSQPEFPVKDTIFTDVSIKGAPIGIYVNEMPEAGQGPAVGEATFIRPKLSGNGQDIKNDTSTFKLTLQP, encoded by the coding sequence GACCACACAGGTGGTGGCGGCCCTTCGCCGCCGCTCTCACCGCGGCGCTGCTGCTCCTCGGCCTGCCCGCCCTGCCCGCGGTCGCGGCGGGCGGTCCCGACCTGGCCGCGGGCAAGCCGGCCAGGGCGAGCAGCGCCAAGGCGGAGTACGGCGCCGCGCACATCACCGACGGCAACGCGGGCACGTACTGGGAGAGTGCGTCGTCCGACCTGCCGCAGTGGGTCCAGGTCGACCTCGGCCGCGGCACCCGCGTCGACGAGGTCGTCCTCAAGCTGCCCCCGGCCTGGGAGGCCCGCAAGCAGACCCTGTCCGTGCAGGGCAGCGCCGACGGCAGCGGCTTCGGCACCCTCGCCGCGTCCGAGGCCCGCTCCTTCGAGCCCGGCTCCGGCAACACGGTGACGATCCGCTTCCCGTCCGCGCAGACCCGTTACGTACGGGTGCACATCACCGCCAACACCGGCTGGCCCGCCGCCCAGCTCTCCGAACTGCGGGTGCACGCGGCCGCCGACGCCTCGGTGAACCTGGCGCTCGGCAAGACCCTCAAGGCGAGCAGCCACACGCAGGACTACGCCGCCGCCCACGCCAACGACGGCAACCGCGCCACGTACTGGGAGAGCGAGAACAGCAAGCTCCCGCAGTGGATCCAGGCCGACCTCGGCAGCTCGGCGCGGATCGACGAGGTGGTCCTGCGCGTGCCCGACGCCTGGGGCGACCGCAGCCAGACCCTCAAGGTCCAGGGCAGCACGGACGGCTCGGACTTCACCGACCTGACCGCGTCGAAGGAGTACGCCTTCACCAAGGCCTCGGAACACTCCGCGACCCTCGCCCTCGACACCGTCACCACCCGCTACGTCCGCGTCCTGATCACCGCGAACACCGCGCAGCCCGCGGGCCAGCTGTCCGAGCTGGAGATCTACGGCCCGGCGGGCGGCGACATGCAGGCGCCCACCGCGCCGAAGAACCTCGCCCTCACCGAGCCGGAGCCCGGCCGGATCAGGCTCGCCTGGGACGCCTCCGACGACGACAAGGGCGTGACCGCGTACGACGTCTACGCCAACGGGGAGCTGCTCACCAGCCTCGCCGGCGACGTGCGCACGTACACCGACACGCGCCCCGTCAGCGCCACCGTCACGTACTACGTGCGCGCCCGCGACGCGGCGGGGAATGCCTCCGCCAACAGCAACTCCGTGACCCGCAAGGGCGATTCCGGCGACACCCAGGCACCGACCGCGCCCACGCATCTCACGTTCAGCCAGCCCTCAAGCGGTGAGATCAAGCTGACGTGGGGCGCGTCGAACGACAACGTGAAGGTCACGGCGTACGACGTGTACGCGGACGGCAAGCTCCTGAAGTCCGTGGCCGGTGACGTGACGACGTACACCGACACCCGTCCCGCGAACGTCACCGTCTCCTACACGGTCCGCGCCCGTGACGCGGCGGGGAACGTCTCGGCGCACAGCAACACCGTGACGCGCCCCGGCGGCGGCAACAAGAACCTGGCCGAGGGCAAGCCGATCGCCGCTTCCTCGGTGATCCACACCTTCGTCGCCGAGAACGCCAACGACGGACAGACGTCCACCTACTGGGAGGGCGCCGCGGGCAGCTACCCCAACACCCTGACCGTCAAGCTCGGCGCCAACGCCGACGTCGACGCGGTCGTCGTCAAGCTCAACCCCGACGCCGGATGGGGCGCCCGCACCCAGAAGGTGCAGGTCCTCGGCCGGGAGCAGAAGGCCGCCGACGTCACCTCGCTGGTGGCGGAGAAGGAGTACTCCTTCAGTCCGTCCGGCAACCAGAACACCGTCACCATCCCCGTCTCCGCCAAGGTCGCCGACGTACGCCTGCGGTTCACCGCGAACAGCGGCGCCACGGCAGGACAGGTCGCCGAGTTCCAGGTCATGGGCGCCCCCGCGGCCAACCCCGACCTGGAGATCACCAAGCTGTCGTACGCCCCCGCGGCGCCGACCGAGACCGACGAGCTGACCCTGACCGCGACCGTGCGCAACCGCGGCACCGAGGCGTCGACGGCCACGGACGCCGTCTTCCGGCTCGGCGGCGCCAAGGCGGGCACGGCGTCCGTGGGCGCGCTCGGCGCGGGCGAGTCGACGACGGTGAGCGCCAAGACGGGCGCGCGCGACGCGGGCTCGTACCCCTTCAGCGCGGAGGTGGACACCAAGAACGAGGTGATCGAACAGGACGAGGGAAACAACACCTACACCGGTACCAGTCCGCTGGTGGTCAAGCCGGTCGACTCCTCCGACCTGGTGGCGTCGCCGGTCAGCTGGACGCCGTCCGCGCCCTCCAAGGGCAAAGAGGTCACCTTCAGTGTCGCCCTCAAGAACCAGGGCACCAAGGCGTCAGCGTCCGGCGCGCACGGCATCAAGCTCATCCTCCAGGATGACAAGGGCGCCACAGTGAAGACCCTCACCGGCGAGCACAACGGCGTGATCGGCGCGGGTGACACCACGGCGCCGGTCAAGCTCGGCACCTGGACCGCGGGGGACGGCCGCTTCACGATCAGAACCGTCATCGCCGACGACGCCAACGAACTGCCGGTCAAGCGCGAGAACAACACCACCACGCACTCGCTGTTCGTCGGCCGCGGCGCCGACATGCCCTACGACACCTACGAGGCGGAGGACGGCGTCCTCGCGGGCGGTGCGAAGACCGTCGGCCCCAACCGCACCGTCGGCGACCTGGCCGGCGAGGCCTCCGGCCGCAAGGCCGTCACGCTGAACTCGACCGGCGAGTCCGTGGAGTTCACCGCCAAGCAGGACACCAACACCCTGGTCACCCGCTTCTCCATCCCGGACGCCCCGGGCGGCGGAGGCACCCAGGCCACCCTGAACGTCTACGTGGACGGCGTCTTCCGCAAGGCCATCGACCTCACCTCCAAGTACGCCTGGCTGTACGGGGACGAGGCCTCGCCCGGCAACTCGCCGGGAGCCGGCCCCGCCCGGCACATCTACGACGAGGCCCACGTCATGCTCGACGGCACGGTCAAGGCGGGCAGCAGGATCAAGCTGCAGAAGGACAGCGCCAACACCTCCCGCTACGCCATCGACTTCGTCGACCTGGAGCAGGTCACGGCGAAGCCCAATCCCGACCCGGCCGCGTACACCGTGCCCGCAGGATTCACCCACCAGGACGTGCAGAACGCCCTGGACAAGGTCCGCATGGACACCACCGGCAAGCTGACGGGCGTCTACCTGCCGCCCGGCGACTACGAGACGAGCAACAAGTTCCAGGTCTACGGAAAGGCCGTCCAGGTCGTCGGCGCCGGACCCTGGTTCACCCGGTTCCACGCGCCGCGCAGCCAGGACAACACGGACGTCGGATTCCGTGCCGAGGCGAGCGCCAAGGGCTCCTCCTTCTCCGGCTTCGCCTACTTCGGCAACTACACGTCCCGAATCGACGGCCCCGGCAAGGTCTTCGACTTCCAGAACGTCTCCGACATCACCATCGACGACATCTGGAACGAGCACATGGTGTGCCTCTACTGGGGCGCCAACACGGACCGCATGACCATCAAGAACTCGCGGATCCGCGACATGTTCGCCGACGGCATCAACATGACCAACGGCAGCACCGACAACCTGGTCGCCAACAACGAGGCGCGGGCCACGGGCGACGACAGCTTCGCCCTCTTCTCCGCCATCGACGCGGGCGGCGCGGACATGAAGAACAACGTCTACGAGAACCTGACCTCGCTCCTGACCTGGCGCGCGGCGGGCTTCGCGGTCTACGGCGGCTACAACAACACCTTCCGCAACAGCCGCATCGCCGACACCCTCGTCTACTCCGGGATCACCATCTCGTCGCTGGACTTCGGCTACCCGATGAACGGCTTCGGGAAGGATCCGACCACGTTCGAGAACATCACGGTCGAACGGGCCGGCGGCACCTTCTGGAAGGGCCAGGACTTCCCGGCCATCTGGGCGTTCTCCGCGTCGAAGGTCTTCCAGGGGATCCGTGTGAACAACGTCGACATCGTCGACCCGACGTTCCACGGGGTGATGTTCCAGACGAAGTACACGGGCAGCCAGCCCGAGTTCCCGGTCAAGGACACGATTTTCACCGACGTGTCCATCAAGGGCGCGCCGATCGGCATCTACGTCAACGAGATGCCGGAGGCGGGCCAGGGCCCTGCCGTCGGTGAAGCGACGTTCATCCGGCCCAAGTTGAGCGGCAACGGACAGGACATCAAGAACGACACGTCGACATTCAAGCTCACGCTGCAGCCCTGA
- a CDS encoding LacI family DNA-binding transcriptional regulator, translating into MTRRLAQVAKKVGVSEATVSRVLNDKPGVSAATRQSVLTALDVLGYERPTQLRGERARLVGLVLPELQNPIFPAFAEVIGGALAQQGLTPVLCTQTRGGVSEADYVDLLLQQHVSGVVFAGGLFAEADAPHDHYRRLAERNIPVVLINASIEGLDFPCVACDDAVAVEQAWRHLASLGHERIGLVLGPADHVPSRRKLVAARDIAAAAGMELPDAFVERSIFSLEGGQAAAARLMERGVTGIVCASDPLALGAVRAARRKGLSVPADVSVVGYDDSAFMTCTEPPLSTVRQPIEAMGRAAVDLLCAQIRGTQTHPGELLFEPELVVRGSTAQLLGTR; encoded by the coding sequence ATGACGCGACGACTTGCTCAAGTTGCGAAGAAGGTGGGGGTCAGCGAGGCGACGGTCAGCCGTGTCCTCAACGACAAGCCCGGCGTCTCCGCCGCGACCCGACAGTCCGTGCTGACGGCGCTCGACGTCCTCGGCTACGAGCGGCCGACCCAGCTGCGCGGCGAGCGGGCCCGCCTCGTCGGTCTCGTCCTTCCCGAGCTGCAGAACCCGATCTTCCCCGCGTTCGCCGAGGTCATCGGTGGCGCCCTCGCCCAGCAGGGCCTCACGCCCGTGCTGTGCACGCAGACCAGGGGCGGCGTCTCCGAGGCCGACTACGTGGACCTGCTGCTCCAGCAGCACGTCTCCGGCGTCGTCTTCGCGGGCGGCCTCTTCGCGGAGGCCGACGCGCCGCACGACCACTACCGGCGCCTCGCCGAGCGCAACATCCCCGTCGTCCTGATCAACGCGTCGATCGAGGGCCTCGACTTCCCGTGCGTCGCGTGCGACGACGCCGTCGCCGTCGAGCAGGCGTGGCGCCACCTCGCCTCGCTCGGCCACGAGCGCATCGGCCTCGTCCTCGGCCCGGCCGACCACGTGCCCTCGCGCCGCAAGCTCGTGGCGGCCCGCGACATCGCCGCGGCCGCGGGCATGGAGCTGCCCGACGCGTTCGTCGAGCGGTCGATCTTCTCCCTGGAGGGCGGCCAGGCCGCCGCCGCGCGCCTCATGGAGCGCGGCGTCACCGGCATCGTCTGCGCCAGCGACCCGCTCGCCCTCGGCGCCGTCAGGGCCGCCCGCCGCAAGGGCCTCTCCGTCCCCGCCGACGTCTCCGTCGTCGGCTACGACGACTCGGCCTTCATGACCTGCACCGAGCCGCCCCTGTCCACCGTGCGCCAGCCCATCGAGGCGATGGGCCGCGCGGCGGTCGACCTGCTGTGCGCGCAGATCCGGGGCACCCAGACGCACCCCGGCGAGCTGCTCTTCGAGCCGGAACTCGTCGTCCGCGGCTCGACGGCCCAGCTGCTCGGCACTCGTTGA
- a CDS encoding L-serine ammonia-lyase gives MAISVFDLFSIGIGPSSSHTVGPMRAARMFASRLKNEGLMAHTTAIRAELYGSLGATGHGHGTPKAVLLGLEGESPRTVNVESADDRVEEIKSGGRINLLGMHEIDFDFDEDLILHRRKALPYHANGMTIFAYDREGGLVLEKTYYSVGGGFVVDEDAVAGENPIVPDDTVLRHPFRTGDELLRLTEETGLSISALMLENEKAWRTEEEIRAGLLDIWGVMQSCVSRGMTREGILPGGLKVRRRAANSARQLRAEGEPQARAMEWITLYAMAVNEENAAGGRVVTAPTNGAAGIIPAVLHYYMNFVPGADEDGVVRFLLAAGAIGMLFKENASISGAEVGCQGEVGSACSMAAGALAEVMGGSPSKVENAAEIGMEHNLGLTCDPVGGLVQIPCIERNGMAAVKAVTAAKMAMRGDGSHKVSLDKVIKTMKETGADMSVKYKETARGGLAVNIIEC, from the coding sequence GTGGCCATCTCGGTCTTCGACCTGTTCTCGATCGGCATCGGCCCGTCCAGCTCCCACACGGTCGGTCCCATGCGCGCGGCCCGCATGTTCGCGAGCCGCCTCAAGAACGAGGGCCTCATGGCCCACACGACGGCGATACGGGCGGAGCTGTACGGCTCGCTCGGCGCGACCGGCCACGGGCACGGCACCCCGAAGGCCGTCCTGCTCGGCCTGGAGGGCGAGTCGCCGCGCACGGTGAACGTGGAGAGCGCCGACGACCGCGTCGAGGAGATCAAGAGCGGCGGCCGCATCAACCTCCTCGGCATGCACGAGATCGACTTCGATTTCGACGAGGACCTGATCCTGCACCGCCGCAAGGCCCTGCCGTACCACGCCAACGGCATGACGATCTTCGCGTACGACCGTGAGGGCGGCCTCGTCCTGGAGAAGACGTACTACTCCGTAGGCGGCGGTTTCGTGGTGGACGAAGACGCCGTCGCGGGCGAGAACCCGATCGTGCCGGACGACACCGTCCTGCGGCACCCCTTCCGCACCGGCGACGAGCTGCTCCGCCTCACGGAGGAGACGGGCCTCTCCATCTCCGCGCTGATGCTGGAGAACGAGAAGGCGTGGCGCACCGAGGAGGAGATCCGCGCGGGTCTGCTCGACATCTGGGGCGTCATGCAGTCCTGCGTCTCACGCGGCATGACCCGCGAGGGCATCCTGCCGGGCGGCCTCAAGGTGCGCCGCCGCGCCGCGAACTCGGCCAGGCAGCTGCGCGCCGAGGGCGAGCCGCAGGCCCGCGCCATGGAGTGGATCACGCTCTACGCCATGGCGGTGAACGAGGAGAACGCCGCGGGCGGCCGCGTGGTCACCGCGCCCACGAACGGCGCGGCGGGCATCATCCCGGCCGTCCTGCACTACTACATGAACTTCGTGCCCGGCGCCGACGAGGACGGCGTGGTCCGCTTCCTGCTCGCGGCCGGCGCGATCGGCATGCTCTTCAAGGAGAACGCCTCGATCTCCGGCGCCGAGGTCGGCTGCCAGGGCGAGGTCGGCTCCGCCTGCTCGATGGCGGCGGGCGCGCTCGCCGAGGTCATGGGCGGCTCCCCGTCCAAGGTCGAGAACGCCGCCGAGATCGGCATGGAGCACAACCTCGGCCTGACCTGCGACCCGGTCGGCGGCCTCGTTCAGATCCCGTGCATCGAGCGCAACGGCATGGCGGCGGTCAAGGCCGTCACCGCCGCGAAGATGGCGATGCGCGGCGACGGCTCCCACAAGGTGTCCCTCGACAAGGTCATCAAGACGATGAAGGAGACGGGCGCCGACATGAGCGTCAAGTACAAGGAGACCGCGCGCGGCGGGCTCGCGGTCAACATCATCGAGTGCTGA
- the glyA gene encoding serine hydroxymethyltransferase: MSLLNTPLHELDPDVAAAVDAEVHRQQSTLEMIASENFAPVAVMEAQGSVLTNKYAEGYPGRRYYGGCEHVDVAEQIAIDRVKDLFGAEYANVQPHSGASANQAALFAIAQPGDTILGLDLAHGGHLTHGMRLNFSGKQFNVVAYHVDEAGLVDMAEVERLAKENSPKVIIAGWSAYPRHLDFAEFRRIADEVGAYLWVDMAHFAGLVAAGLHPNPVPYADVVTSTTHKTLGGPRGGIILARSKEFAKKLNSAVFPGFQGGPLEHVIAAKAVSFKVAASDDFKERQQRTLDGARILAERLVQDDAKAVGVDVLSGGTDVHLVLVDLRNSELDGQQAEDRLHEVGITVNRNAVPNDPRPPMVTSGLRIGTPALATRGFGEEDFREVADIIAEALKPGFDAASLKTRVTALADKHPLYPGLK, translated from the coding sequence ATGTCGCTTCTGAACACCCCCCTCCACGAGCTGGACCCGGACGTCGCCGCCGCCGTCGACGCCGAGGTCCACCGTCAGCAGTCGACCCTGGAAATGATCGCCTCGGAGAACTTCGCTCCGGTCGCGGTCATGGAGGCCCAGGGCTCGGTCCTGACCAACAAGTACGCCGAGGGCTACCCCGGCCGCCGCTACTACGGCGGCTGCGAGCACGTCGACGTCGCCGAGCAGATCGCGATCGACCGGGTCAAGGACCTGTTCGGCGCCGAGTACGCGAACGTGCAGCCGCACTCCGGCGCCTCCGCCAACCAGGCCGCCCTCTTCGCGATCGCCCAGCCCGGCGACACGATCCTCGGCCTGGACCTGGCGCACGGCGGCCACCTCACGCACGGCATGCGCCTGAACTTCTCCGGCAAGCAGTTCAACGTGGTCGCCTACCACGTCGACGAGGCCGGTCTGGTCGACATGGCCGAGGTCGAGCGCCTCGCCAAGGAGAACAGCCCGAAGGTGATCATCGCGGGCTGGTCGGCCTACCCGCGCCACCTGGACTTCGCCGAGTTCCGCCGGATCGCCGACGAGGTCGGCGCGTACCTGTGGGTCGACATGGCGCACTTCGCCGGTCTCGTCGCCGCGGGCCTGCACCCGAACCCGGTGCCCTACGCGGACGTGGTGACCTCCACCACGCACAAGACGCTCGGCGGCCCGCGCGGCGGCATCATCCTGGCCCGCAGCAAGGAGTTCGCGAAGAAGCTGAACTCCGCGGTCTTCCCCGGCTTCCAGGGCGGCCCGCTGGAGCACGTGATCGCGGCCAAGGCCGTCTCCTTCAAGGTCGCCGCGTCGGACGACTTCAAGGAGCGCCAGCAGCGCACCCTGGACGGCGCCCGCATCCTGGCCGAGCGCCTGGTGCAGGACGACGCGAAGGCCGTCGGCGTCGACGTCCTGTCGGGCGGCACGGACGTGCACCTGGTCCTGGTGGACCTGCGCAACTCCGAGCTGGACGGCCAGCAGGCCGAGGACCGCCTCCACGAGGTCGGCATCACGGTCAACCGCAACGCCGTCCCGAACGACCCGCGCCCCCCGATGGTCACCTCGGGCCTGCGGATCGGCACGCCCGCGCTCGCGACCCGCGGGTTCGGCGAGGAGGACTTCCGCGAGGTCGCCGACATCATCGCCGAGGCCCTCAAGCCGGGCTTCGACGCGGCGTCCCTCAAGACCCGCGTGACCGCTCTGGCCGACAAGCACCCCTTGTACCCCGGCCTGAAGTAG
- the gcvH gene encoding glycine cleavage system protein GcvH, with the protein MSNPQQLRYSKEHEWLSATEDGVATVGITEHAANALGDVVFAQLPEVGDTVTAGESCGELESTKSVSDLYAPVTGEIVAANQDVVDDPSLVNSAPFEGGWLFKVRITGEPDDLLSADEYTAFTAG; encoded by the coding sequence ATGAGCAACCCCCAGCAGCTTCGCTACAGCAAGGAGCACGAGTGGCTCTCGGCCACCGAGGACGGCGTGGCGACCGTCGGCATCACCGAGCACGCGGCCAACGCGCTCGGTGACGTCGTCTTCGCCCAGCTTCCCGAGGTCGGTGACACGGTGACCGCGGGCGAGTCCTGCGGCGAGCTGGAGTCGACCAAGTCGGTCAGCGACCTCTACGCCCCGGTGACCGGCGAGATCGTCGCCGCCAACCAGGACGTCGTGGACGACCCGTCGCTGGTCAACTCCGCCCCGTTCGAGGGCGGTTGGCTGTTCAAGGTGCGCATCACCGGCGAGCCGGACGACCTGCTCTCCGCCGATGAGTACACCGCCTTCACCGCCGGCTGA
- the gcvT gene encoding glycine cleavage system aminomethyltransferase GcvT — MSTAPRLTALDAVHRSLGATMTDFAGWDMPLRYASERDEHNAVRTKAGLFDLSHMGEITVTGPAAADFLNFALVGNIGSVGVGRARYTMIVAEDGGILDDLIVYRLGETEYMVVANASNAQVVLDALTARAEGFDAEVRDDRDAYALLAVQGPESPGILKSLTDADLDGLKYYAGLPGTVAGVSALIARTGYTGEDGFELFVSPADAEKLWGALMEAGTPVGMVPAGLSCRDTLRLEAGMPLYGHELTAELTPFDAGLGRVVKFEKTSQSDSFVGRGALAAAAERAETAPPRKLVGLVAEGRRVPRAGFPVVADGKVIGEVTSGAPSPTLGKPIAMAYVDAEHAAPGTEGVGVDIRGTHEPYEVVALPFYKRQK, encoded by the coding sequence ATGAGCACTGCCCCCCGTCTGACCGCCCTCGACGCCGTGCACCGGTCCCTTGGCGCCACCATGACCGACTTCGCGGGCTGGGACATGCCGCTGCGGTACGCCAGCGAGCGCGACGAGCACAACGCCGTGCGCACCAAGGCCGGCCTCTTCGACCTGTCGCACATGGGCGAGATCACCGTCACCGGACCCGCCGCCGCGGACTTCCTGAACTTCGCGCTGGTCGGCAACATCGGCTCGGTCGGTGTCGGCCGCGCCCGCTACACCATGATCGTCGCCGAGGACGGCGGCATCCTGGACGATTTGATCGTCTACCGCTTGGGCGAGACGGAGTACATGGTCGTCGCCAACGCCTCGAACGCGCAGGTCGTCCTCGACGCGCTCACCGCCCGCGCCGAGGGCTTCGACGCCGAGGTCCGCGACGACCGTGACGCGTACGCGCTGCTCGCCGTCCAGGGCCCCGAGTCCCCCGGCATCCTGAAGTCCCTCACGGACGCGGACCTGGACGGCCTGAAGTACTACGCGGGCCTGCCCGGCACCGTCGCGGGCGTCTCCGCCCTGATCGCCCGCACGGGCTACACGGGCGAGGACGGTTTCGAGCTGTTCGTCTCCCCCGCCGACGCGGAGAAGCTGTGGGGCGCGCTGATGGAGGCGGGCACGCCCGTCGGCATGGTCCCGGCCGGTCTCTCCTGCCGTGACACGCTGCGCCTGGAGGCGGGCATGCCGCTGTACGGGCACGAGCTGACCGCGGAGCTGACGCCGTTCGACGCGGGTCTCGGCCGGGTCGTGAAGTTCGAGAAGACCAGTCAGTCGGACTCCTTCGTGGGGCGCGGCGCGCTCGCGGCCGCCGCCGAGCGCGCCGAGACCGCCCCGCCGCGCAAGCTCGTCGGCCTGGTCGCCGAGGGCCGCCGGGTCCCGCGCGCCGGTTTCCCGGTGGTCGCGGACGGCAAGGTGATCGGCGAGGTCACCTCGGGCGCCCCGTCGCCGACGCTGGGCAAGCCGATCGCGATGGCGTACGTCGACGCGGAGCACGCCGCTCCCGGCACCGAGGGCGTGGGCGTGGACATCCGCGGCACCCACGAGCCCTACGAGGTCGTGGCGCTGCCGTTCTACAAGCGCCAGAAGTGA
- a CDS encoding AAA family ATPase: MGRPITVRSRTSLYATSTGVALPKALSGALPEQASVPAAESCGRDAAAVVRDLRQRAGHSPRRLTFGEGDLVVVSGLPGGGKSTLMRQAVTGPRIDSQDTRDRWSRRMPRLLPYAVYRPLVRLAHYATLRRTLRSGASVVVHDCGTQAWVRRWLAREAARRGTALHLLMLDVPVDTALRGQHERGRGVSRYAFARHRRTVGRLVAATERGDLPRGCRSAVLLDRAAAQVLRVIAFDR, encoded by the coding sequence ATGGGGAGGCCGATCACGGTGCGCAGCAGGACGAGTCTCTACGCCACTTCCACGGGGGTGGCGCTGCCCAAGGCACTGTCCGGGGCGCTGCCCGAACAGGCCTCCGTCCCGGCCGCGGAGAGCTGCGGCCGGGACGCCGCGGCCGTCGTCCGCGACCTGCGGCAGCGCGCAGGCCACAGCCCGCGCCGCCTCACGTTCGGCGAGGGCGACCTGGTCGTCGTCTCCGGGCTGCCCGGCGGCGGAAAATCGACCCTCATGCGCCAAGCCGTCACCGGCCCGCGCATCGACTCCCAGGACACCCGCGACCGCTGGTCGCGCCGCATGCCGCGCCTGCTGCCCTACGCGGTGTACCGCCCCCTGGTCCGCCTCGCGCACTACGCGACGCTGCGCCGCACGCTCCGCTCAGGGGCGAGCGTCGTCGTGCACGACTGCGGCACCCAGGCGTGGGTGCGCCGCTGGCTCGCCCGCGAGGCCGCACGCCGCGGCACGGCCCTGCACCTCCTGATGCTCGACGTCCCCGTGGACACCGCGCTGCGCGGCCAGCACGAGCGCGGCCGCGGCGTCTCGCGGTACGCGTTCGCACGCCACCGCAGGACGGTCGGACGGCTCGTCGCCGCCACCGAGCGGGGCGACCTGCCGCGCGGCTGCCGCTCCGCGGTGCTGCTCGACCGCGCGGCCGCGCAGGTCCTGCGGGTGATCGCCTTCGACCGCTGA
- a CDS encoding enhanced serine sensitivity protein SseB: MDFPAQAHAHPYGGWPGNELEEVLAASLGAPESAGARIVEVLGRSHLWIPLPNGGGPDSGTLDLPTLEIEGQAYVPVFTSEQQFRQALGDAADRMGVTVAPAVEFARGLPPQLGIALNPDGTVGAPLPPPAVAELCRVGRTELDGPTTGGRVRLFEPDWQEDPVDFLATAGREFEAAGVVLTARRCLAAVETDDPTLFVGVELSTWDGNARDLPMEALGRALGQVPVPWPVNLVLLDVAQDPVGDWLRAKVRPFYHRIDA; encoded by the coding sequence ATGGACTTTCCGGCGCAGGCACATGCCCATCCGTACGGCGGATGGCCGGGCAACGAACTCGAGGAGGTCCTCGCGGCCTCCCTCGGCGCCCCCGAATCGGCGGGCGCCCGCATCGTCGAGGTGCTCGGCCGCAGCCACCTGTGGATACCGCTGCCGAACGGCGGCGGTCCCGACAGCGGCACGCTGGACCTGCCGACCCTGGAGATCGAAGGACAGGCGTACGTCCCCGTCTTCACCTCCGAGCAGCAGTTCCGCCAGGCGCTCGGCGACGCGGCGGACCGGATGGGCGTCACCGTGGCGCCCGCCGTGGAGTTCGCCCGCGGGCTGCCCCCGCAGCTGGGCATCGCGCTGAACCCGGACGGCACCGTCGGCGCCCCGCTGCCCCCGCCGGCCGTCGCCGAGCTCTGCCGCGTCGGCCGCACCGAGCTGGACGGCCCGACCACCGGCGGCCGGGTCCGCCTCTTCGAGCCGGACTGGCAGGAGGACCCGGTCGACTTCCTCGCCACCGCGGGACGTGAGTTCGAGGCGGCGGGCGTCGTCCTCACCGCGCGCCGCTGTCTGGCCGCCGTGGAGACGGACGACCCGACCCTCTTCGTCGGCGTCGAGCTGTCCACCTGGGACGGCAACGCACGCGACCTGCCCATGGAGGCGCTCGGCCGCGCACTCGGACAGGTCCCGGTCCCGTGGCCGGTGAACCTGGTCCTCCTCGACGTGGCACAGGACCCGGTCGGCGACTGGCTGCGCGCGAAGGTACGGCCCTTCTACCACCGCATCGACGCTTAA